A window of Benincasa hispida cultivar B227 chromosome 9, ASM972705v1, whole genome shotgun sequence genomic DNA:
tccaccaattttgttgattttctcttcgggagattcaaagaagtctgtcacattcaaatttttcatatgagaccggccgaatatgtcattatcttggtatgaaaaatttgcttccacaattttctctttttccttcaaggatgcttgatagagataAACTAaatgttttgacgtacgacaggtaTGTGACCAATGCGTAATCATTCTGCAttgaaagcatttattttcaacacttttttaactcttatcttgtggagcttttccattgtgatcattattttgtgtggttttttaatgagaaattttggaccaatcacaaattttcACGTCATTTCCTAAACTAATGATGACATTACAAATCATTAAATCTGGGacaaattaaaagttgacatgtgtcccaagTTGAAATTAAAGACATAAATTAGCAGATTCTGATTATGCTACTTGTTTTCATCAATGACCGTTGGAttggataaaattattttggttcactttgatattataatttgggCTAAGGTCCAATGGAGcctaaaaataggtttaatttggCCCGAATACTAAATTAGACTCAAATCCAGTTAAATAGGCCCAAAGGTCAggtccatggaccaaccaagcccaagcctaTTAGAGAATTTTTACCAAACACACGAAATGTTAAGatattttctaaataatttttattttgtaatatatatatatatatatatatatataatttcgtCTATTTGAATTAAGAACACATTTATTTAAAATGCATTCGTTGATCAATAAACACGATAAACCTCCATCACAACTTAATGGGACATGGTATACACGAATCcattataaaattattagtCATTAATatttagagaccaaaatgtAACTTCAACAAATAAAAGTAACTTTCTCCCGTTAAGTTACAAGTTTACATCTTGAATTTTAGATTTTACATATAGTTGGTCTTTGacgttaaaaaaaatgtttaataattCTTACCCTTTCAAATTTATGCATAGTAAGTTTTtgataaattcaatttttaaaataagttaacCAAACCGTtagttataaatttgaattttatgtcaaaTTAAACTATAAGCTTTCAATATCGTGTCTAGTAAATcgatgaattttaaaaaattcgaaAGCTTAGAGACTTGTTAATTTTATGCAAAATAGGCATAAACCTCAAAGCTTGGTcattaaatatgtaatttaaCCATTTTCAACTTCTAAATGGACGTTTTGAGATGGTGAGTCGAGTTATTAACTATGAATTTAATGTGGTGTGTTTGGAATGTATTAGAAtgtattttcaagtatttaaattaaaaaataaatcattttagaaaaaattgaagtgtttggtAACCACTCCAAATAATTTTTGaggtatatttttaatattttttgtcaaaaatatttaaataaaaataacttttttgaaaaatacttttttcttaGATCAATCCAAACGAACCTAGAGATTTAATTAATCTGCATAGTTGAAGAATATGTGGTTGGGGTGTATGATAATCCATCCGTTAAATAGACATTTTTCTTCAGTTGTGTGAGAATAACTTTCATGTGTGGTGGCTGTTTTATTTGTCattgttattttctttattctatttgttttttttttcttaatacgATAATTATGTAGatgaaaaattgaagtgtttggtaatcattcaaaataatttttgaagtgtatttttaatattttttgtcaaaagtatttaaataaaaataatttttttgaaaaatacttttttcttaGATCAGTCCAAATCAACCCTTAATATAGAAATTTTATTTGtcattttgattcttttatttatgttttgatTGTGCTTGAatctttctttatatttattataattcattacctaaaataaaaacaaataaataactttaaaaaatcCAAATATTCTGGGCCACCAATTTAAGAGGTGAAGTAGAGgcttcaataataataattggtgTTTTCAACTATTGtaacatataattaactataatatTACTATTTCATATCCCACTTTGTTAACGTGTTATTTTCACTCATAATCTCTATCCCTCCTTATTATAATGTCTATTATTTTCtatcttaaataaaataatttatcgattattataatttaaattaaaatagtttagatctcaaatacaaattattataattcaaaGATATAATAATCAACTCAGGTCTAAAAATTTATCACACAGGTTTCGTATATTTTCCGATAAAGTGACAAGTTGATTAACCTAAAGTTCAAATCCGGAGGCAAATTGCAAGCGGGACCCACACGGGGCTTTGTTACATTATCCGTCACATTCACAACTGGGTTTGATGCTttaaattaacattttatttaaatagtaataaattaaaaaaaaatacatgaccTTTTTCACAGTAAAAACAGAAGTTTCTGGAGACatttaattgagaaaaatatCCAACTCTCAGATTCAATCTCAACCGTACATCTCCACCTTATCCCCCCCACCCTCTAAAACCCCAATATAAGACACATTCTATTCTCCCATCTCCTTTCATTCCTCcctaatataaaattattatttcccccaaaaaaattttaaaaaaaactataaaatggTCATGGTTCTGGAGTGTTCTTGAGCCTCTAAACCAAAAACAGAGACCCCCCTGTTTCCCCTTTGATCGCCTTCCATTCTTCTCCCTTAAACCCTCCGTCGTTCGACATGTCGTTCTCATTCATCAACATGAATGATCGTTCCGATTCTTCGTTTTGCAAGTTCCGATTTCTGTAAATTCGTCgacaagaaaaaagaaaacacctCGAAACGAAACGTTGGCCGAGTACTCTggtttgaaggaaatcaaatggCTGGTGAGAAACAGAAAAACGACGATCTGTATGCCGTTTTGGGGTTGAAGAAGGAATGTACTGAAGCCGAGCTTAAAAATGCGTATAAGAAATTGGCTctggtaatttaattaattagggttatcattctttgatctctctgttttttttttttcctttaaatttatGACTCTTATGAAGAATTTTCGTTTGGTTCTGTGTTAGAGATGGCATCCGGATCGGTGTTCGGCTTCGGGAGATTCGAAGTTCGTCGAAGAAGCTAAGAAGAAATTTCAAGCTATTCAGCAAGCCTATTCTGGTATTTTCCGTCTCTTTTTTTCCCCCTATTTTAGGAATTTAGTAATTTAATAATTTCCACGATTTAAATAATTAGtcgttttaaatattttttcacttttatttattatagtgTTTGTAATTtcagtttgaaaattttgtagAGATCTGGTAGCACTGACAAATTcttcatatttctttttttgaaatattttaatattttttatgatgAGAGTAAGGCATGCATATAATGTAACTTAAGTTGCACCTATTATTTGTGATGCTGTCCTCTTTTATATTAGTAGTAAAAATAAAACTCATTTTAAAATCTTATTGGGTgcaatttgaatttcataataaatatttattttttattataataaatttgtattatcaattattattttgattcttttttatatatatttttttatagttgactaatttaataatattattattttatttaaaattttctcacAATTTAGAGATGAAACTACGCtggataatttatatttgatggTCCCTACCATTTATGTTTATGTTGGAAATTATAGTTAAGATTTAAGAGTTAAGGCAATGGGTATTTTAACTTTTgagaatataattaattaaagtataAACTTTTGGGAtggatcaaaataaaataatattataatctTAATACTAACTATTATTTATTTCCCGAGATTtggtatttctttttttttttctccccatATTACGAGGcgttggtttggttttttactGTGGTTAACATGGGGTGTAGTTTTATCGGACGCCAACAAACGGCTGTTGTACGACGTTGGAGTTTATGAtagtgatgatgatgatgatgataacgTAAGTTTCTCCACATCTTAACTACGGTGCTCCTTCggtttctttccttttcttttttttccccctaataatttggattttaatttgatttgtatttgtttaaaaagtttgaaatgaaaataattaaaggaaaaaaagataaaaaattgtGGAGTGGAAACTAATGAAGTGTTGTTTGGTTTTGGGGTTCCCCACGGAATTTTGGTCAGGGAAATGGTGGGGTCACCCCCAAATGTTAAGACTCTGTGTTTGGTTCACTTCATTTGCAGGGCATGGGAGACTTCTTGACCGAAATGGTTGCCATGATGGACCAAACCAAGCCTAACGTAAGTCCTTTCTCTTATTCTCGAGGAGATCTGAACTTTacgataaaatattaaaaaaaaattgcaaacgATTATGATAGTCTAGAGGACGTTGTTAGTATTGGTATGATTCTAACTGGGGCGGGGGATTACCACAAtctattttattaaaaagaaatatatttcttttttttttcttcaagtcAACAACACTTTAATATTTTAAGCTACGTCTATATTATGCTAATTTTCTGTaagataataattaaaaaaatgacctCATAGTAATTTTTCATTGGGTAACTAGcctacttttttttcctttttaactgGTAAGTACTTtttataaaagtattttttgGTTCATGTGTTCTCTTTTGGGACCTTGTCCCCCCAAGGAAGTTAAAAGATAGTTTAAATGATTGAAGGTATTATAAAATGAAGCTAATATAACCATAAATTAACTAACtaaaattactttaaaaaaCTTGCCTAAATTCTAAACGAAACTTTTCCTTAACAAAATGAAATGCTCTTTttaacaccaaaaaaaaaatgatgatgaggagagggagaggagagaGAGGCGTGAGAGAAATGGGCCGATGGTCCAACAAAAGTCGGCCCAGATTGTGGAGCGATTTAACTTTTAGTTTGTGTCGTGTCATCAATCTCGTCACATGCGTGTTGGAAATCCTAGGAAATCTTCCGGCGAGGGCCCCACAAAGAGAAAAACCAATCAGCTCACCACAGAGATCCTCGTGGGACCctctttttgtatttatttatttttgccattttttagGGTTCTCTACCCATGtgaatttggaattttgaattatGACCATTTTTATTGGGAATATTAAAAACGACAGGAAAACGGAGAAGAAAGCTTCGAAAAACTGCAGGAACTATTCCAAGAAATGTTCAACGACGACATGGACGGTTTCGGACCAAACTCACCGACAAGTTACTTCTCGTCTTCGTCGTCCTCGTCCTCGTACTCCGAATGTTCGACTTCCAGCAACAAGCGAAATTCTTCCGATATGAACAACCTAAACTCATTCCAGGCTCACGTGCACAGCTTCTCCATGGGGGTTAGTACACTATATCATAATTATACCccctaatatatatttttttaatttgggttaaaatatatattattattatgcattttctataaattttgtttttgttttatgtgAACACATAAACACAACCATTGGAAAACAAAATGTTAATTGAAACTAATTTTCGTCGGAAAAATCAACGATAAATGTAAGgactaattttaatatttattgaaggTATAAGAACTATAtgtcaaaataaaacaaaattcaaagtgTCAAACCTACAAGTTTTAATATTTGAGTTctgtttttcttaaaaatttgtaCCTAATATGTAGGTGAACACTTGGTTTGggttgtaatattttttttatcctttgaaAATTTGAGTTGGTTGGGTTGATAATCCAAAAGATTTGAACATAATCTATAATCTAACcacaaattttttttccaattaatttaaaatacttaaatttatctACGACAcatttaataactaaaatcttatagaactcaaatgttaaatactAATTTTTCATGGtatctattacaaactttaaacaaaaacaaatatttctaaatgaaaaatattaaaacttcaaaatttcatatatatatatatattaggttaGGTTGGGTCAACCAGAAATATTTATTCAATTTGAGATTCAATCCGACCCTACAAAATAGAAACAACTTTAACCTAACATTTAAAGTTCGGGTTGGGTTGTAAAGATTATTTGAGTTGTTTGGTATTTTGAACCTTCCTACTAATAGATTCtaaaattgtgtttttttaaGCCTAAATATGTGATTGGAAAAAATTCAGAGAGGAGGAAAAGGAGGAGAAGGGAGCAGAGGCAGGAATTGGCGGAGGAAACGTTAGAAGAGAAAAAGGCAAAGGCAGACAACAGAGGAATTCGCGGATTTACGACATGTCGTCTATCCCACAGAAGACAGTGAGGGTGAGATTGGCATTATTGTCCTTCATATTCTTCAGCAAAAATAGTGCTGACGTTAATCAATCGAAAAGGCAACGACATTGGCAGGGCAACCATATACAATTATGACCCCTTTTCTCCCATATACAATTATGACCCCTTTTCTCCCtaaacaattttatttcttgtttaggCTTATTataagtaattatttatttagaaaatcgccaatttttttttataaaatgttaAGTCATATTTAATTTACTTGTAATGAATGCATTGCCTCCATCTTTTTTGGTCTCCTTCCAACTTGAGGATGTaacaatcaatttttaaaagtactTATAATTGGAACTCAAATAAATTTTacgttaaaattaatttcaataaattaaatcatattgtgattaataatagtgtaattgttttaaatgacagtaataataaaaatatttataaatataataaaatgttattgtctatcattaataggtagagatattttgatatttaaaaacaattattaatGGTAagtttgagaatttttttttccttttttgccTATGGAAATGTACAAATTCCATTTGTGTATTTTTAAGAAGTGAAAGATGATTTTTGTTGAATATGattagataataataataattaaatatacatgaacAAAAgtggtatttaattaatttttttaatgctttTGATAAATCTTAAGTTTAGTtcataaagttattttttttatattaaaactaattaaataataataataattaaactaAAACGTTAATCAATAACAAATCTTAATTTATGGAAAGTACTTGAACCACTGAAAGTAagagattaaaattaaacaaattctaacctaggaatcaaaataatatttaattaattttttgattaATAGAATTGATCTGAATTAATTTGGGGTTAATGGTCAATTCATtcatatattgtattgtattggaTAGGTTCTccaataaagtatttatttttaaaattttaatcacGTTATAAACACCATAAAGATTAAAGACGTAAAAGAAAAAGCCTATTGTAGGTGCGGTATCGTTGTTAAGAGATATTTGTAGGGGTAAAATTGGAATTAAGGAACCAAAAGGACGTGGGCATGGGCCCCgcattattaattttgtaaagagaaaatgaaaaggtCTATTTATTGGTCTGCTTAACGATGGATCGGGCATTCGGCGCAGCAAAAGGTGTGGTGTCCCACTTTACTTTTATGGTGTCTTTTTTTAAGGGTTGGAATTGGGATGAACGTTTGTTTTATGACATTTGAAACCCGGCTCTTATTTGGGACAAGAAATTAAAGTTttctatctttctttctttttcttttttttttttaatggatatGAATAATAAACACtattaaattttatgaattatatttttgttttttaatttaatttaagaagttTACTAGCTAACTTTCGGATACGATATCTCCGATGATCGTCATTGGTCAACTTTGTAGGCCACCTCCGATAACCATTGCCGGTCAACCTTTGATCGTCAATTCTAATGATCTTATCGGCGAACTTCCAACCACCAACTCTGGCCAACCTCTAGCCGCGACCAACAAACCTCGGAAAGCATTAATAAAACACTTTTAGTGTATAGTAAATCAAACAAACttgtacttaaaaatatttctaagaaaaaaaagttgtcaAATACATATGTTTTTTTAAGGTGTGTTTTATCATAAGTGTttcaaataaaatgaatttttgaaaaatattttttccaagTCATTACAAACATGTCCTTACTTTAAGTACAATAATGTTTTTTGAAATacactttctctttcttctaactcttttttcttttggagttttttctttttattattattattgattatatcttttaattctctctttttctcttctttgttTAACATTAATGtttccttcattttagatttagatttttttatatatatatttcctagATGAAAATCAATCACTTATTTATAAGTTCCTTACtcgtttagattttgaaaataaaactattttagaaAGTTCATAACCACATGAaactttttttatatacttcttttcgtattaatattattatatatattttttataaggcgtaattaagtatatttatttTGACAATTCCCTAattcaaattagttaaaatggcaaaaatttatgaaattttatttcaaaactcaataaaatcaaaatatcaaactattataataataaattaaataaaattataatatttatcaaatatttatttcaaaaaaaaaaaaaacaaatactcttctaaattttttagtttattttaaacttaactatattaaaataattaatatgaaaaatttaaactaatctaaaatctaaccATGGATTAGatacaaaagaaatattttacAAACTCGAGATTTATAAAGCATGCACTCCAAACATATTTTCTTAAACTCGGGCTACCTAAACATCTTAGCCTAATCCTAGACTTAACATTCTCATGCTTAACATTCCAAACCTATGCGTCAAACGGCCTATTAGAGTTTGAAATGTAGTGGGGCTCTCCCTCCTTgcaacaacaaaatttctagTACTACAGTGGTATAAGAAATTTTCTATACTATTTCCTTATTACTTGACACaataataacatttaaaaattatgtgGAGTTAGTATGACTATCGtactagaatttttttttttcctttgcaaCCAGTAGCCAGCCATTCACTTAAACTAGAACCTAAAAAGGGGAGAAAGGTCAATTCTTATTTTGTctttatattttactttttgttttatttttatctttatattttcaataaattttaaggACGAATGGTAAGAACCACCCATAAAAAATGATGGTAACTATAATTACactttcaaacttttaattgtaaaaattgagttttcaaaattatctaaatattaaaattagattcTGAAATTTACAATAACGATAGAATTTAGATCtgaaaagataaaattaaaccccaaatttatacaaatatcaaaatttttataattatgtaaACTCGaggatttattaaaattttgcatttaaaacaccGTGGGCAACCCTGTCAGTGAAGTGGTCGCCGACAGTCGTTGGTAGTTTTCCTACAACAACCATGTAGAAGTGTGATAGTGTAAGATTATTATTATGGTCATTTTTATATATCATGGAAATTTACtcaaatgtatttttcttaGAAAATGGATTCAAGTGTTGCC
This region includes:
- the LOC120086203 gene encoding dnaJ homolog subfamily B member 6-like isoform X2; its protein translation is MIVPILRFASSDFCKFVDKKKENTSKRNVGRVLWFEGNQMAGEKQKNDDLYAVLGLKKECTEAELKNAYKKLALRWHPDRCSASGDSKFVEEAKKKFQAIQQAYSVLSDANKRLLYDVGVYDSDDDDDDNGMGDFLTEMVAMMDQTKPNENGEESFEKLQELFQEMFNDDMDGFGPNSPTSYFSSSSSSSSYSECSTSSNKRNSSDMNNLNSFQAHVHSFSMGRGGKGGEGSRGRNWRRKR
- the LOC120086203 gene encoding dnaJ homolog subfamily B member 8-like isoform X1 is translated as MIVPILRFASSDFCKFVDKKKENTSKRNVGRVLWFEGNQMAGEKQKNDDLYAVLGLKKECTEAELKNAYKKLALRWHPDRCSASGDSKFVEEAKKKFQAIQQAYSVLSDANKRLLYDVGVYDSDDDDDDNGMGDFLTEMVAMMDQTKPNENGEESFEKLQELFQEMFNDDMDGFGPNSPTSYFSSSSSSSSYSECSTSSNKRNSSDMNNLNSFQAHVHSFSMGPKYVIGKNSERRKRRRREQRQELAEETLEEKKAKADNRGIRGFTTCRLSHRRQ